Proteins co-encoded in one Rhodothermus sp. genomic window:
- a CDS encoding GWxTD domain-containing protein, which translates to FDAFWGRWVSDRRKAAWLLRRYYERIEQANLQFSSIKEGWRTDRGMVYVVLGPPYFVEEQLERQIWYYTYNERDPRYMFVFERVHPPGSVFVRYVLRRQPHYYDLWQRALRRWRTGQVL; encoded by the coding sequence TTCGATGCCTTCTGGGGTCGGTGGGTAAGCGATCGGCGTAAGGCCGCTTGGCTGTTGCGGCGCTACTATGAGCGTATCGAACAGGCCAATCTGCAGTTTTCTTCGATTAAAGAAGGGTGGCGGACCGATCGCGGTATGGTCTATGTTGTGCTGGGACCACCTTATTTTGTCGAAGAGCAACTTGAGAGGCAGATCTGGTATTACACCTACAATGAGCGGGATCCACGCTATATGTTTGTGTTTGAGCGCGTGCATCCACCTGGCTCCGTGTTCGTGCGCTATGTACTTCGTCGCCAGCCGCACTACTACGATCTGTGGCAGCGTGCGCTGAGGCGCTGGCGTACCGGTCAGGTGCTTTAG